In one Oryza glaberrima chromosome 2, OglaRS2, whole genome shotgun sequence genomic region, the following are encoded:
- the LOC127764381 gene encoding phenolic glucoside malonyltransferase 2-like: MAAPPHDHGGRLRVLRTEHVTPSSTGGDADALSERALPLTYLDAKWLHFKPVERLFLYRLAPGAAVHGVLSHLADSLSRALRAFYPLAGRIRLAPGKTDRYELFYQPGDAVAFTVAEHDGAGVDELATDDPREVAKIAPLVPALPRGGAVLAVQATVLLGLRPAAPRGLALGVTVHHAACDGASSTHFLHTWAAAACAAAEYVPPEPPVMDRSCIVDRKDIHDLFAAPRSQKGFDSPDTMDRLVATYALSSSQLQSIKDAVAGEAARRGVVPPPRCTSIVATYGVMWLCHLRATQGNNDDDDGRAYFLFVTDHRRRMEPRVPSRYFGNCVGPCYASMPRKAAATATVTDGVFTACSAVAAAVDEAAHGEAGYWERYPERIVEARRDGAPFSVAGSPRFRVYDVDLGFGRPAKVEIVSVAKTGAMSVAESRGGSGGIEVGITLPPEHMGRFSKYLANVIAGLI; this comes from the coding sequence ATGGCAGCGCCACCTCACGATcacggcggccgcctccgcgtcctccGAACCGAGCACGTCACGCCGTCgtcgaccggcggcgacgccgacgcgctgTCCGAGCGTGCTCTGCCGCTCACCTACCTGGACGCCAAGTGGCTGCACTTCAAGCCCGTCGAGCGACTCTTCCTCTACCGCCtcgcccccggcgccgccgtccacggcgTCCTGTCCCACCTCGCCGACTCCTTGTCCCGCGCGCTCCGCGCCTTCTACCCGCTCGCCGGCCGCATCCGCCTCGCGCCCGGCAAGACCGACCGGTACGAGCTGTTCTACCAGCCCGGCGACGCGGTCGCCTTCACCGTCGCCGagcacgacggcgccggcgtcgacgagctGGCCACGGACGATCCCAGGGAGGTTGCCAAGATCGCGCCGCTCGTGCCGGCCCTCCCGCGGGGCGGCGCGGTGCTGGCCGTGCAGGCCACCGTGTTGTTGGgcctgcggccggcggcgccgcgcggcctCGCCCTCGGCGTCACTGTGCACCACGCCGCctgcgacggcgcgagctcgacgCACTTCCTCCACACCTGGGCGGctgccgcctgcgccgccgccgaatatGTCCCGCCGGAGCCACCAGTCATGGACCGCAGCTGCATTGTTGACCGCAAGGACATCCACGACTTGTTCGCCGCGCCCAGGTCTCAGAAAGGGTTCGATTCGCCCGACACCATGGACAGGCTCGTCGCCACGTACGcgctgtcgtcgtcgcagcTGCAGAGCATCaaggacgccgtcgccggcgaggctgcacgccgcggcgtcgtcccgCCGCCTCGGTGCACCTCCATCGTCGCGACGTACGGCGTCATGTGGTTGTGCCACCTCCGAGCTACACAAggcaacaacgacgacgacgacggccgcgccTACTTCCTCTTCGTCAccgaccaccggcggcggatgGAGCCCCGCGTCCCAAGCAGGTACTTCGGCAACTGCGTCGGCCCGTGCTACGCCTCGATGCccaggaaggcggcggccaccgccaccgtgaCCGACGGCGTCTTCACGGCGTGctccgcggtggccgccgccgtcgacgaggcggcgcacggcgaggCCGGATACTGGGAGAGGTACCCGGAGCGCATCGTCGAGGCGAGAAGGGACGGCGCGCCGTTCTCGGTGGCCGGGTCGCCGAGGTTCCGCGTGTACGACGTCGACCTCGGGTTCGGGAGGCCGGCGAAGGTGGAGATCGTGTCCGTGGCGAAGACCGGCGCGATGTCGGTGGCGGAGAGCCGCGGTGGCTCCGGCGGCATCGAGGTGGGCATCACTCTGCCGCCGGAGCACATGGGGAGGTTCAGCAAGTACCTCGCCAACGTCATCGCAGGTCTGATCTGA